From the Debaryomyces hansenii CBS767 chromosome F complete sequence genome, the window GCGCCAATAAGAGCACCACAAACCCATTGGATGAGTATTGTGAATCACTATTCGAAGATAAGTTCTCAGCCGTTACGTTACCACTTAAACTGGCCGCAATGTTTGTAATCCAGTTGTTTAATTGTTGCGAAGATATGTTGATGTGAATTCTTGTTTCATGTTGGGGTTGTCCAACTCCAATACTCTCATCATGACTATGGGAATGTGGTCTTCTTACTGAACCCTCTGTAAGAGTCAGAGCGTTAACTACTTGTAACTTATCAGacgataatgaattaaacCAGTCAAGTAGACATTTTCTATGAGCAGTTAATGAACAAGTTGAGCATGGATGGACCAAATCTTCAGCATCACGTAAACTTCCAAAAGGTGGTATGTCAGTCTCACCACCTAGACAAAAGCTGCAAACATCTATATCAGTTGACATAACGAAACCAGTTAATAATGCGTTATTgttatttgataaagagTATAAAAGATAACGTAGCtcaaatttgaatgataacGTTTTCACAGGCAAAATTGCTGCGATTTTAGAGAATGCGTCTTGATGGTTTATTTAACTACGTAGAAACAACAAATATCATCAGTAACGTTCAAAGCTAGCTATATATCGTGATCTATAGTATATTTATAACCACATTAAAGTGATTTCGCAAGCTCAATACCCACAGCCAAATGGTACAATCTTGCATCCACTACAcatccttcttctttgacTAAACGATGTAATTCTTTAACCAAGTCCTCAAGTGGAACggaaaatgaatcaatgAATTCACCTTCTTCTAATTGAGGTTTTGGAGTGACGTTCTCAGGTTTTGTCAAGTCTACGTCAACGTAGGCAATTGCCATGTTTGCATTAGTTAAACCTGGATCACTTACCAAATCAGCCATGGAATCTGTCAGATGATTAAAAGTACTATGATAACCAGTTTCCTCTATCAATTCACGAACAGCAGTAGATTCAACACTTTCCTTTGGGTCGACTAATCCTGCTGGCAACTCAATAACGACTGCCCCAACCGGAGGTCTAAATTGCTTCGTCAATACGAtctccttcttcttatttggATGATTGAGCAAAGCCACTATAGCGACACCATCAATATCAGTAGTTTCCGAACGGGTTGTCCTAATGGCCATTTCCCATACTCTGTCGTTACCCCTTGGATCTTTGTAGTTCAATTTACGGGTCTGAATCCATTTTCCTTGTTCTAGCGGCTCTACAGAAACTAATTTAGCATCGTATGGTGAACcttttgtattttttggCATTTTTTTCGAAGTGTTGTGGAAAAagtatttataatattgatgcaCAGCAAAAGACGGTTTCGTGAGATTTCTGATACtcgattttgaatattgagTGATTCTACAGGAcatttcaaagaagaatataataCCTAGGTGTAAAGGACTATACCcacatatatataatttccTTATTTAAGCAAGATCTTCGTGTACATTCGAGAGCTGCTACTTACATTGCTATTTCAAAATGACACAACAACAAGATGAACTAgatcaaataaaatcacAAATCCAAGAGCATCTCATATCGTCCGGAAACTACgacataataaataaacagTTGAAATTGCAACTCTATGAATCTGGATGGTTTGACAAGGTCACACAATTGGCTAACCGTGAATTACAAGAAAACCTGGCTCACGACACGGCCGTCAGTTTCGATCAGTTATTCTCATTCGTAAAGCCTAAAGCAGAAGAGATGGTaccttcaaatataaaggAAGATGTGTTGGAGAGACTTAAGGATTATTTGGACGACGTTATCCAATAATCTCAGCAGCTTATAAATTAGGCCTTCGTACATGTCAGAAGTCGTCGTCGACGAAGAGCAACTGGAGTATCTCTG encodes:
- a CDS encoding DEHA2F02508p (similar to uniprot|Q01976 Saccharomyces cerevisiae YBR111c YSA1), which produces MPKNTKGSPYDAKLVSVEPLEQGKWIQTRKLNYKDPRGNDRVWEMAIRTTRSETTDIDGVAIVALLNHPNKKKEIVLTKQFRPPVGAVVIELPAGLVDPKESVESTAVRELIEETGYHSTFNHSTDSMADLVSDPGLTNANMAIAYVDVDLTKPENVTPKPQLEEGEFIDSFSVPLEDLVKELHRLVKEEGCVVDARLYHLAVGIELAKSL
- a CDS encoding DEHA2F02530p (similar to uniprot|Q6WNK7 Saccharomyces cerevisiae YBR111W-A SUS1 Protein involved in mRNA export coupled transcription activation) — encoded protein: MTQQQDELDQIKSQIQEHLISSGNYDIINKQLKLQLYESGWFDKVTQLANRELQENSAHDTAVSFDQLFSFVKPKAEEMVPSNIKEDVLERLKDYLDDVIQ